The Magnolia sinica isolate HGM2019 chromosome 10, MsV1, whole genome shotgun sequence genome includes a window with the following:
- the LOC131217581 gene encoding class V chitinase CHIT5a-like, translating into MAHLSMALLLLTAVLHGEADADGSATSPTPAPWFSIPWLPTPSPNSPAPSGPSPCPSPGLTSSAPMSVPPASAPSEPSYPPVSAPPAPSPLPIHIPPSPAPGPQRSTVKAAYWPSYQSSAFSASAIDTSYFTHVYYAFVLPDQNTYELAITQLDDQMLPNFTATLHSKHPPAKALLSIGGGGNNSTTFALMVSNPSSRAVFINSTITVARKYGLDGLDLDWEFPQSQEEMDNLGFLFDEWRAALWKEAMDTGRRRLRLTAAVYFSADFFLSDVKRTYPTVSIRRSLDWVSPMCFDYHGSWDTSVTGAHAALYDPNGSNLTTSYGITSWINAGIPPWKVVMGLPLYGRTWQLKDPSIHGIGAPAVGVGPGDGIIVYSDLVDYNVQNNATVVYDGATVSAYSYAGTSWIGYDDATSVIGKIKYGQREKNIRGYFFWALGFDKDWTISKQGNKASSYQFRDAHGPFGPVLD; encoded by the coding sequence ATGGCCCATCTGAGTATGGCACTGCTACTATTGACTGCTGTGTTGCATGGTGAAGCCGATGCCGACGGCTCAGCAACGTCGCCAACACCGGCCCCATGGTTTTCTATCCCTTGGCTTCCCACACCATCTCCTAATTCGCCTGCACCAAGTGGGCCATCTCCCTGTCCCAGCCCTGGACTCACTTCTAGTGCACCGATGTCGGTCCCACCTGCATCGGCGCCATCTGAACCTTCTTATCCACCCGTATCGGCTCCACCGGCTCCATCTCCATTGCCTATTCATATTCCACCTTCGCCAGCTCCTGGCCCACAAAGATCAACGGTCAAAGCTGCTTATTGGCCTTCATATCAATCATCGGCCTTCTCAGCATCGGCCATTGATACATCTTACTTCACACATGTATACTACGCATTTGTCTTACCCGATCAGAACACTTATGAGCTTGCGATAACACAGCTGGACGATCAGATGCTGCCGAACTTCACTGCGACGCTGCACAGCAAGCACCCGCCAGCCAAAGCTCTGCTGTCCATTGGAGGTGGAGGGAACAATTCCACTACCTTCGCACTCATGGTCAGCAATCCATCATCGCGGGCCGTGTTCATTAACTCAACGATAACCGTTGCTCGGAAGTACGGTCTAGATGGGCTTGATCTTGATTGGGAATTCCCACAGAGTCAGGAGGAGATGGATAATCTCGGGTTCCTGTTCGATGAGTGGCGAGCCGCACTCTGGAAGGAGGCGATGGACACCGGCCGTCGCCGTCTACGGCTCACTGCTGCTGTCTACTTTTCTGCTGATTTCTTCCTATCCGACGTCAAACGGACGTACCCCACCGTATCGATCCGTCGGAGCCTTGATTGGGTGAGTCCTATGTGCTTCGACTACCATGGATCATGGGACACGTCGGTCACTGGGGCCCATGCGGCGTTGTATGATCCCAACGGTTCGAATCTGACCACAAGCTACGGCATCACGTCGTGGATCAATGCTGGTATCCCACCTTGGAAGGTTGTGATGGGCCTACCGCTCTACGGTCGAACATGGCAGCTCAAGGACCCGAGTATTCACGGTATCGGAGCACCGGCTGTCGGTGTGGGCCCCGGAGATGGCATCATCGTCTACTCTGATTTGGTGGACTATAATGTCCAGAACAATGCCACAGTGGTCTATGATGGGGCCACAGTGTCTGCCTATTCATATGCTGGGACATCATGGATCGGTTACGATGATGCCACGTCAGTCATAGGGAAGATCAAGTACGGACAGAGGGAAAAGAACATACGTGGATATTTCTTCTGGGCTCTTGGATTCGACAAGGACTGGACCATCTCTAAGCAAGGTAACAAGGCATCCTCTTATCAATTTCGGGATGCACACGGTccgtttggtccggttctggatTGA